The Osmia bicornis bicornis chromosome 9, iOsmBic2.1, whole genome shotgun sequence genome has a segment encoding these proteins:
- the LOC114878230 gene encoding coiled-coil domain-containing protein R3HCC1L isoform X2 — protein sequence MDPKLNGVQHKPNCATKDSDKLLEMGVEGRRSPSASPERVRVQRQAKSTPTVEIYRPPAARRARNEPQGNVDQVQAQPTDSSSIKTIRKRRPDRAVYVPRHRRSLETEGSPQSVEAVHVNRTVKDGSSSSSVSHGQSKFNVNLKETDADVQQSAECTEKGSNMCSDKDQSDLEREDSHCLRGDSKDTVSTTVPEESTVESNVREKIKQSDSLNDDVPKETNNFIINDVKCEITNAFPSQTIEEQEVSNNSSENKSSLDSFETCVYSEEVNINEEVDRSDEYKDNINTTDPATNNNMNNTKLSNKDEITNQKNAQMIHSNIVSEVLIISNAVQKEPQTVKESTPVPITPPESKKVKKVVRHKSKPAPPPSPPIKKINRDECDWDSLFDDNGDCLDPTLIEELTSAVGDVVIEQPKSDYKTYTKHIEVSSDEFAHVVEIYNFPSEFKTSDLAAVFSPFKNGGFELKWVDDTHCLGVFSSPLVAAEVLASDHPFVKTRPLSEATALSKTKAKRSAEFLQPYRSRPETCAALARRLVTGALGVKLATARQEREHEKNILREAKEKRRLANKQREDAWEGIIPEK from the exons AT GGATCCAAAACTGAATGGTGTGCAGCATAAGCCGAACTGCGCCACGAAGGATAGCGACAAGCTGCTCGAGATGGGCGTCGAAGGACGCCGATCGCCGTCCGCTTCGCCAGAACGTGTGCGAGTTCAAAGACAAG CCAAGTCAACGCCAACGGTTGAAATCTATAGACCACCAGCTGCAAGGAGAGCCAGAAACGAGCCTCAAGGAAACGTGGACCAAGTTCAAGCGCAGCCTACCGATTCGTCGTCTATAAA AACTATTCGTAAGAGAAGACCGGATCGCGCTGTTTATGTACCAAGACATCGTAGAAGTTTAGAAACCGAAGGAAGCCCCCAATCTGTAGAAGCCGTTCACGTTAATCGTACTGTTAAAGACGGTTCGTCTTCATCCTCTGTGTCTCATGGACAATCAAAGTTTAACGTAAATCTAAAAGAAACGGATGCTGATGTTCAGCAAAGCGCAGAATGTACGGAAAAGGGATCAAACATGTGTTCTGATAAGGATCAAAGTGACTTGGAGCGCGAAGACAGTCACTGTCTTCGGGGAGATTCAAAGGATACAGTGTCTACAACTGTGCCGGAGGAATCTACTGTAGAATCTAATGTTAGagagaaaattaaacaatCGGATAGCTTAAATGACGACGTGCCAAAGGAgacaaataattttattatcaatgaTGTAAAATGCGAGATAACGAATGCATTTCCGTCGCAGACGATCGAAGAACAAGAAGTATCTAATAATTCTAGCGAAAATAAGAGTAGTTTAGATTCGTTTGAAACATGTGTATATAGCGAAGAAGTTAATATTAACGAGGAAGTAGACAGATCTGATGAATATAAGGATAATATTAACACAACTGATCCAGCAACGAATAATAACATGAATAATACGAAGCTTTCGAATAAAGATGAGATAACGAATCAAAAGAATGCGCAAATGATACACAGTAATATTGTTTCGGAGGTATTGATCATTTCAAATGCTGTACAGAAAGAACCGCAAACTGTTAAAGAATCGACTCCTGTTCCTATCACGCCACCGGAATCGAAAAAGGTGAAAAAAGTTGTAAGACATAAAAGTAAACCGGCACCGCCACCTTCTCCGcccattaaaaaaataaatagggACGAATGTGACTGGGATAGTTTATTCGATGACAATGGTGACTGTCTGGATCCAACGCTCATAGAAGAG TTAACGTCTGCAGTTGGTGATGTTGTGATCGAGCAACCAAAAAGCGATTACAAGACATACACTAAACACATCGAAGTATCCAGCGACGAATTTGCTCATGTTgttgaaatatataattttccgtCGGAATTCAAGACAAGCGATTTAGCGGCTGTTTTCAGTCCCTTCAAAAATGGTGGTTTCGAATTGAAATGGGTGGACGATACGCATTGTCTTGGAGTATTCAGTAGTCCTCTTgttg cTGCCGAGGTATTGGCATCCGATCATCCGTTTGTTAAAACAAGACCGCTAAGCGAGGCAACGGCCTTGAGTAAAACAAAAGCGAAAAGGAGCGCAGAATTCTTGCAACCTTACAGGAGTCGTCCAGAAACTTGCGCGGCATTAGCCAGACGCTTGGTTACAGGTGCTTTAGGAGTGAAATTAGCCACTGCTAGGCAAGAACGCGAACACGAGAAAAACATACTGCGTGAAGCGAAAg AAAAACGTAGGTTGGCCAATAAGCAACGAGAGGATGCTTGGGAAGGTATAATTCCCGAAAAGTAG
- the LOC114878229 gene encoding signal recognition particle subunit SRP72, whose product MAAKESNLPALYSELNKLGQNGEYERAIKVANRILGISQDEEAAFHCKIICYIQLSKFNDALQFITKNPKLAGNLDFEKAYCLYRLNQVPEALKVVENVSNPSLKLKELKAQILYRLEKYEECFSVYRDIIKNSHDEYEDEREANLAAVIVNLAIEGSDLEVPVLREDTYELTYNTACRLIAQGNRGDKSILIEAEKKLRVAEKMCKEGLEEDGVAEEEIEDELGIIRVQLGCCLQLQGREKEAQALYTSALKAKPDDIALVAVASNNLVCLNKDQNVFDSKKRMKSATHESLEHKLTSGQRRTIAYNQCLLALYTDQAEQCQQLCNKLAKDYPALAADAMFVKAVQLAKEGKAKEAVKLLTPYAVGEKELQMKLVCVQLLLSQDEREEAINILENLNERDRSLPGVVSALVTLHMANNNREKASTALKNAVNYYKKNKETTANLGELWRQAADFYLRAGEVKVAADILQEMVDASPSDTKTLAQLVVAYVQFCPEKAQLLSKRLPPLHDLSERTDVDALESSNWIIGTKVIKKKIEPSPGKPAVDVTQKKRKKRKRKGKLPKNYDPNIPPDPERWLPRHERSGFRKKRDRRNRDAAMKGTQGAAAGASDLYDITKMPTNTKPSPNPRHSPAVETSGPRQQQRKVQQKKKKKGGKW is encoded by the exons ATGGCCGCGAAAGAGAGTAACCTTCCTGCTCTTTATTcggaattaaataaattaggtCAGAACGGAGAGTACGAGAGAGCTATAAAAGTTGCAAATCGAA TTTTAGGTATTTCTCAAGATGAGGAAGCTGCATTtcattgtaaaattatttgctACATTCAGTTGTCCAAATTTAATGATGCTCTTCAGTTTATTACTAAAAATCCCAAACTAGCAGG TAACTTGGATTTTGAGAAAGCATATTGTTTATACCGGTTGAATCAAGTACCAGAAGCTTTGAAGGTGGTAGAAAATGTCTCAAATCCTTCTTTAAAGCTTAAAGAACTCAAAGCTCAAATACTGTATCGTCTTGAGAAGTATGAGGAATGTTTTTCTGTATATAGAGATATCATAAAGAATTCCCACGATGAATATGAGGATGAAAGAGAAGCAAATCTTGCAGCAGTTATTGTAAATCTAGCAATTGAGGGTTCT GATTTAGAAGTTCCTGTGCTACGCGAAGATACATATGAATTAACATATAATACAGCATGTCGTTTAATTGCACAAGGCAATAGAGGAgataaaagtattttaatcGAGGCAGAGAAAAAGCTTAGAGTAGCAGAGAAAATGTGCAAAGAAGGTTTGGAAGAAGATGGAGTTGCAGAGGAAGAAATAGAAGATGAACTAGGAATTATTAGAGTTCAGCTTGGATGCTGTCTACAACTCCAAGGCCGTGAAAAAGAAGCTCAAGCATTATACACTTCTGCTTTAAAAGCAAAACCAGATGATATAGCTTTAGTAGCAGTTGCAAGCAATAACCTTGTGTGCCTCAATAAAGATCAGAATGTATTTGATAGTAAGAAAAGAATGAAGAGTGCTACTCATGAGAGCCTAGAACATAAGTTAACTTCCGGACAAAGAAGAACTATTGCATATAACCAGTGTTTATTAGCTTTATATACTGATCAG GCTGAGCAATGTCAACAACTTTGCAATAAACTTGCTAAGGATTATCCTGCATTAGCTGCAGATGCAATGTTCGTAAAGGCAGTACAACTTGCTAAAGAGGGTAAAGCAAAGGAAGcagtaaaattattaacacCATATGCTGTTGGAGAAAAGGAGTTACAAATGAAACTGGTTTGTGTGCAACTTTTGTTAAGTCAGGATGAAAGAGAAGAAGCAATTAATATTctagaaaatttgaatgaaagaGATAGATCGTTACCTGGTGTAGTCAGTGCTCTTGTAACTTTGCATATGGCTAACAATAATCGTGAAAAAGCATCAACCGCCTTGAAGAATGCagtaaattattacaaaaagaataaa GAAACTACTGCTAATTTGGGAGAGTTGTGGCGGCAAGCCGCCGATTTCTACCTGCGTGCAGGGGAAGTTAAAGTGGCAGCTGATATTTTACAAGAAATGGTAGATGCATCGCCTTCTGATACTAAAACATTAGCACAATTAGTAGTAGCGTACGTGCAGTTCTGTCCTGAGAAAGCACAGCTCCTATCTAAGCGCTTACCACCTCTTCACGACCTCTCTGAAAGAACCGATGTCGATGCTTTGGAGAGTAGTAACTGGATAATCGGTACCAAAGtgattaagaaaaaaatagaaccATCTCCTGG CAAACCTGCTGTTGATGTAACCCAAAAGAAACGTAAAAAACGCAAACGTAAAGGAAAATTGCCCAAGAACTACGATCCAAATATTCCACCTGATCCTGAACGATGGTTACCCAGGCACGAACGTAGTGGATTCCGAAAGAAACGGGATAGAAGAAACCGCGATGCCGCTATGAAGGGCACCCAAGGCGCTGCTGCAGGAGCCAGCGATCTTTA TGACATTACTAAAATGCCTACGAATACTAAACCTTCTCCTAATCCACGACACAGCCCGGCGGTTGAAACTTCTGGACCGCGACAACAACAACGGAAAGTtcaacagaaaaagaaaaagaagggagGAAAATGGTAA
- the LOC114878230 gene encoding coiled-coil domain-containing protein R3HCC1L isoform X3 has protein sequence MGVEGRRSPSASPERVRVQRQAKSTPTVEIYRPPAARRARNEPQGNVDQVQAQPTDSSSIKTIRKRRPDRAVYVPRHRRSLETEGSPQSVEAVHVNRTVKDGSSSSSVSHGQSKFNVNLKETDADVQQSAECTEKGSNMCSDKDQSDLEREDSHCLRGDSKDTVSTTVPEESTVESNVREKIKQSDSLNDDVPKETNNFIINDVKCEITNAFPSQTIEEQEVSNNSSENKSSLDSFETCVYSEEVNINEEVDRSDEYKDNINTTDPATNNNMNNTKLSNKDEITNQKNAQMIHSNIVSEVLIISNAVQKEPQTVKESTPVPITPPESKKVKKVVRHKSKPAPPPSPPIKKINRDECDWDSLFDDNGDCLDPTLIEELTSAVGDVVIEQPKSDYKTYTKHIEVSSDEFAHVVEIYNFPSEFKTSDLAAVFSPFKNGGFELKWVDDTHCLGVFSSPLVAAEVLASDHPFVKTRPLSEATALSKTKAKRSAEFLQPYRSRPETCAALARRLVTGALGVKLATARQEREHEKNILREAKEKRRLANKQREDAWEGIIPEK, from the exons ATGGGCGTCGAAGGACGCCGATCGCCGTCCGCTTCGCCAGAACGTGTGCGAGTTCAAAGACAAG CCAAGTCAACGCCAACGGTTGAAATCTATAGACCACCAGCTGCAAGGAGAGCCAGAAACGAGCCTCAAGGAAACGTGGACCAAGTTCAAGCGCAGCCTACCGATTCGTCGTCTATAAA AACTATTCGTAAGAGAAGACCGGATCGCGCTGTTTATGTACCAAGACATCGTAGAAGTTTAGAAACCGAAGGAAGCCCCCAATCTGTAGAAGCCGTTCACGTTAATCGTACTGTTAAAGACGGTTCGTCTTCATCCTCTGTGTCTCATGGACAATCAAAGTTTAACGTAAATCTAAAAGAAACGGATGCTGATGTTCAGCAAAGCGCAGAATGTACGGAAAAGGGATCAAACATGTGTTCTGATAAGGATCAAAGTGACTTGGAGCGCGAAGACAGTCACTGTCTTCGGGGAGATTCAAAGGATACAGTGTCTACAACTGTGCCGGAGGAATCTACTGTAGAATCTAATGTTAGagagaaaattaaacaatCGGATAGCTTAAATGACGACGTGCCAAAGGAgacaaataattttattatcaatgaTGTAAAATGCGAGATAACGAATGCATTTCCGTCGCAGACGATCGAAGAACAAGAAGTATCTAATAATTCTAGCGAAAATAAGAGTAGTTTAGATTCGTTTGAAACATGTGTATATAGCGAAGAAGTTAATATTAACGAGGAAGTAGACAGATCTGATGAATATAAGGATAATATTAACACAACTGATCCAGCAACGAATAATAACATGAATAATACGAAGCTTTCGAATAAAGATGAGATAACGAATCAAAAGAATGCGCAAATGATACACAGTAATATTGTTTCGGAGGTATTGATCATTTCAAATGCTGTACAGAAAGAACCGCAAACTGTTAAAGAATCGACTCCTGTTCCTATCACGCCACCGGAATCGAAAAAGGTGAAAAAAGTTGTAAGACATAAAAGTAAACCGGCACCGCCACCTTCTCCGcccattaaaaaaataaatagggACGAATGTGACTGGGATAGTTTATTCGATGACAATGGTGACTGTCTGGATCCAACGCTCATAGAAGAG TTAACGTCTGCAGTTGGTGATGTTGTGATCGAGCAACCAAAAAGCGATTACAAGACATACACTAAACACATCGAAGTATCCAGCGACGAATTTGCTCATGTTgttgaaatatataattttccgtCGGAATTCAAGACAAGCGATTTAGCGGCTGTTTTCAGTCCCTTCAAAAATGGTGGTTTCGAATTGAAATGGGTGGACGATACGCATTGTCTTGGAGTATTCAGTAGTCCTCTTgttg cTGCCGAGGTATTGGCATCCGATCATCCGTTTGTTAAAACAAGACCGCTAAGCGAGGCAACGGCCTTGAGTAAAACAAAAGCGAAAAGGAGCGCAGAATTCTTGCAACCTTACAGGAGTCGTCCAGAAACTTGCGCGGCATTAGCCAGACGCTTGGTTACAGGTGCTTTAGGAGTGAAATTAGCCACTGCTAGGCAAGAACGCGAACACGAGAAAAACATACTGCGTGAAGCGAAAg AAAAACGTAGGTTGGCCAATAAGCAACGAGAGGATGCTTGGGAAGGTATAATTCCCGAAAAGTAG
- the LOC114878230 gene encoding coiled-coil domain-containing protein R3HCC1L isoform X1, with product MSLQDSLFSEDVEHDVTLFSRDKRRKRVLVFPPVNNYRRFIIHQLVQDRFVDLHTFSIGQGSARRTVVCYKSDVIRDPKLNGVQHKPNCATKDSDKLLEMGVEGRRSPSASPERVRVQRQAKSTPTVEIYRPPAARRARNEPQGNVDQVQAQPTDSSSIKTIRKRRPDRAVYVPRHRRSLETEGSPQSVEAVHVNRTVKDGSSSSSVSHGQSKFNVNLKETDADVQQSAECTEKGSNMCSDKDQSDLEREDSHCLRGDSKDTVSTTVPEESTVESNVREKIKQSDSLNDDVPKETNNFIINDVKCEITNAFPSQTIEEQEVSNNSSENKSSLDSFETCVYSEEVNINEEVDRSDEYKDNINTTDPATNNNMNNTKLSNKDEITNQKNAQMIHSNIVSEVLIISNAVQKEPQTVKESTPVPITPPESKKVKKVVRHKSKPAPPPSPPIKKINRDECDWDSLFDDNGDCLDPTLIEELTSAVGDVVIEQPKSDYKTYTKHIEVSSDEFAHVVEIYNFPSEFKTSDLAAVFSPFKNGGFELKWVDDTHCLGVFSSPLVAAEVLASDHPFVKTRPLSEATALSKTKAKRSAEFLQPYRSRPETCAALARRLVTGALGVKLATARQEREHEKNILREAKEKRRLANKQREDAWEGIIPEK from the exons ATGAGCTTGCAAGACAGTCTTTTCTCCGAAGACGTGGAGCACGACGTGACTCTATTTTCAAGGGACAAGAGACGGAAAAG AGTACTCGTCTTTCCACCTGTAAACAACTATCGGAGATTCATCATACACCAACTGGTGCAAGATCGGTTCGTCGATCTGCACACCTTCTCCATCGGTCAGGGTTCGGCGAGAAGAACCGTCGTTTGTTACAAGAGTGACGTGATAAG GGATCCAAAACTGAATGGTGTGCAGCATAAGCCGAACTGCGCCACGAAGGATAGCGACAAGCTGCTCGAGATGGGCGTCGAAGGACGCCGATCGCCGTCCGCTTCGCCAGAACGTGTGCGAGTTCAAAGACAAG CCAAGTCAACGCCAACGGTTGAAATCTATAGACCACCAGCTGCAAGGAGAGCCAGAAACGAGCCTCAAGGAAACGTGGACCAAGTTCAAGCGCAGCCTACCGATTCGTCGTCTATAAA AACTATTCGTAAGAGAAGACCGGATCGCGCTGTTTATGTACCAAGACATCGTAGAAGTTTAGAAACCGAAGGAAGCCCCCAATCTGTAGAAGCCGTTCACGTTAATCGTACTGTTAAAGACGGTTCGTCTTCATCCTCTGTGTCTCATGGACAATCAAAGTTTAACGTAAATCTAAAAGAAACGGATGCTGATGTTCAGCAAAGCGCAGAATGTACGGAAAAGGGATCAAACATGTGTTCTGATAAGGATCAAAGTGACTTGGAGCGCGAAGACAGTCACTGTCTTCGGGGAGATTCAAAGGATACAGTGTCTACAACTGTGCCGGAGGAATCTACTGTAGAATCTAATGTTAGagagaaaattaaacaatCGGATAGCTTAAATGACGACGTGCCAAAGGAgacaaataattttattatcaatgaTGTAAAATGCGAGATAACGAATGCATTTCCGTCGCAGACGATCGAAGAACAAGAAGTATCTAATAATTCTAGCGAAAATAAGAGTAGTTTAGATTCGTTTGAAACATGTGTATATAGCGAAGAAGTTAATATTAACGAGGAAGTAGACAGATCTGATGAATATAAGGATAATATTAACACAACTGATCCAGCAACGAATAATAACATGAATAATACGAAGCTTTCGAATAAAGATGAGATAACGAATCAAAAGAATGCGCAAATGATACACAGTAATATTGTTTCGGAGGTATTGATCATTTCAAATGCTGTACAGAAAGAACCGCAAACTGTTAAAGAATCGACTCCTGTTCCTATCACGCCACCGGAATCGAAAAAGGTGAAAAAAGTTGTAAGACATAAAAGTAAACCGGCACCGCCACCTTCTCCGcccattaaaaaaataaatagggACGAATGTGACTGGGATAGTTTATTCGATGACAATGGTGACTGTCTGGATCCAACGCTCATAGAAGAG TTAACGTCTGCAGTTGGTGATGTTGTGATCGAGCAACCAAAAAGCGATTACAAGACATACACTAAACACATCGAAGTATCCAGCGACGAATTTGCTCATGTTgttgaaatatataattttccgtCGGAATTCAAGACAAGCGATTTAGCGGCTGTTTTCAGTCCCTTCAAAAATGGTGGTTTCGAATTGAAATGGGTGGACGATACGCATTGTCTTGGAGTATTCAGTAGTCCTCTTgttg cTGCCGAGGTATTGGCATCCGATCATCCGTTTGTTAAAACAAGACCGCTAAGCGAGGCAACGGCCTTGAGTAAAACAAAAGCGAAAAGGAGCGCAGAATTCTTGCAACCTTACAGGAGTCGTCCAGAAACTTGCGCGGCATTAGCCAGACGCTTGGTTACAGGTGCTTTAGGAGTGAAATTAGCCACTGCTAGGCAAGAACGCGAACACGAGAAAAACATACTGCGTGAAGCGAAAg AAAAACGTAGGTTGGCCAATAAGCAACGAGAGGATGCTTGGGAAGGTATAATTCCCGAAAAGTAG
- the LOC114878234 gene encoding polycomb group RING finger protein 3, with protein MVITSVMERRIKLKTLNSHITCKICRGYLIDATTVTECLHTFCKSCLVKHLEEKHTCPTCQIVIHQSHPLQYISFDRTMQDIVYKLVPDLQENEIKREREFYRARGLPCPKDILPNAGEVEEEKATADAHAESDYHRADEQVNVCLECMNTSLKTLKRRFIRCSAQATITHLKKFIAKKVLNGMEKYRDIDILCNDELLGKDHTLKFVYVTRWRFRDPPLRLQYRPRIDI; from the exons ATGGTGATCACCAGTGTCATGGAGAGGAGAATCAAATTGAAGACATTAAACAGTCATATAACATGCAAGATATGCAGAGGATATTTGATAGACGCCACTACTGTGACAGAATGTTTACACACTTTTTGCAAGAGTTGTTTAGTAAaacatttagaagaaaaacaCACCTGTCCGACATGTCAGATAGTTATACATCAGTCGCATCCGCTTCAATATATAAGTTTCGACAGAACTATGCAAGATATTGTCTACAAATTAGTTCCTGATCTTCAAGAAA atgaaattaaaagagaaagagaatttTATAGAGCAAGAGGTTTACCTTGCCCCAAAGATATCCTACCTAATGCCGGAGAAGTTGAGGAAGAAAAAGCAACTGCGGATGCACACGCCGAATCAGACTACCATCGTGCAGATGAACag GTTAATGTATGCTTGGAGTGTATGAACACAAGTCTGAAGACTTTGAAACGAAGATTTATTAGGTGCTCTGCCCAAGCAACTATCACgcatttgaaaaaattcattgCAAAGAAGGTATTGAACGGAATGGAAAAATATCGGGAT ATTGATATTTTGTGCAATGATGAACTATTAGGTAAGGACCACACGTTAAAGTTTGTTTATGTAACAAGATGGAGGTTCCGGGACCCACCCTTAAGGCTACAATATAGACCACGAATAGACATTTAA